The stretch of DNA TGCCATAACCGATAAAAAGTTATATCAATACTACCATGGACCATAGTGCACATTGTAAGGTGTGCCATCGACATACATGTAcgttcattttttatataatgaaaattttgtatattcgattaacacattttgtacctatagttaacaatttttgtatatataaacaaataacatGATAATTGCTGACTATAATATGATATCTACATGTACATAAACTTTCAATTACAGGTAAAGAATGTGTCAGATACAGaatatgaatgttatttttagaccatggtctacaatgcaaggtacaCCTGGTCCTTGGTATATATAGTTTGCCTTCTAATAATAGCTAGCTGGGCCAAGGTAATAAGGTTTCCATTGCATATCCATGgtgctataattttttttgaaaaaatgaaaataaaaaatttggacTTATACATAATTGTCAACGTGGGGGAGGTGAGATCTCAGAAGGAGCGATCGGAAAGAGAAAGGACAGAACTTTATGAAATTATTCAACTTTCGGTCGTTTAATTATGacagtatttttattttgaccCTAAATTTTAATTCATTATACTTCTAgtcttgtatttttaaaaaacatttctCTTTTAACCCAACAACTTATTTATAATATACTCAAATTCGGGAaaatcactacatgtcatccGAGTACAAGGTACTgcaataaaattactaattctaaggctcgaacccactcccatcatccatgtgcaAGTGTTAATCAGGACACCAGATGCCATTAGACAACAAGGTCTTTGGATGGGACATATTAAATGattacaataaaatataaaattaaatggtTTTGGTGGTTGTTGGCCAAACCATGATAGGTTggtaagtgtatatatatattgctagcTCACAATGCAAAATGTCATCACCCCCTCTTCTGCTTTCAAACACCATTTTTGGTCAAAATAAGAAAACAGATTATATTATTCTTCATTTCCTATCCCTAAGGATATAATATGGGAGCCATCGAATTCGAGGAGGTAAGACAACATGCAACTGTGATAAgataacattatattaatttgtgGGGATTAATTATGTCTAAAGTAGTGGGCAGATTTTTTCTTCCCACTAACATTTGACTCTGTGTACTACATCCTCCAAAATACTCTTGTTAGAGTTGAGGTGTGAGAACCCTTGGAGTTGGTCGGGAATTCAACGTTTTGGAGAATGATAGTATTAATCTTTTCCACCTTTGTAATcttttcaaatgaaattgtcgttttcatcattattttttattcgtGTGAGTAGGATTCTAtattttggccctgtttggtaaataatcagcctatcagccaattttggcttatttgaccgttgtttggttaataagctttttgtaactctaaaatgctaaaattcaaaaggctactcaaagcaacattttcacttagctttttgataaaagaaattataccaaacagctatcaactaacaactaatctatcaaacaactttctacaatcatgTTGTTAAGAAGTCATACTTTCTAACTCAAACTGCAACACAATCAACTAAAGCCATCTACCAAACAGGACTTTTATTCTCTTTCACAGGTTAGGGTTCATCATTCTCCCCCCCTTAATTTGGTTCTTTTTCCTGTTTTGAAGCCAACGGCTGCAACTATCGCCGCACCATCGGAAGCGTTGCTTCCATTAATCGATCATGAAAATGGGAACTTCATCaacatgaaaatgaaaaaggctCTGCCGCCGCCGGCGAGGAAGAATATGCAGATCACGGTGGCGGAGCCGCGGTCCAAGGGTGACGAGGCTGACCTGAAATCCACGCTGGACAAGTATCTTGACACCATTTCTCAACGCGTCAATTACCACATtggtaacatatatatacacacatcttttgaaaaattaaatactatCATGTATATGGAGCTTATATCAGATATAAATATACTTATTCCTTGAACGAATAATGATATTACAATTACGGTACAATAATATCACAAGAAAGATTTAAGTAAcattttaatgtcatttttggATTCGGGCAGGCTACCCGGTGAACATAGTGTATGAGCACTATGCAACTTTGGCACCATTGATGCGTTACCACTTGAACAACTGCGGTGACCCATTCATGGAGAACACTGTTGATTTCCATTCCAAAGATTTTGAAGTTGGGGTTTTGGATTGGTTTGCTCAGCTCTGGGAGATTGAAAAGGATGAGTATTGGGGTTACATTACAAATGGGGGCACAGAAGGCAATCTTCATGGAATTTTGCTGGGGTTAGTGTTATATTGGTTTCTTTTTCTATcccaattaaaagattaaattgagATCAAGTTTTATATAACAGGAGAGAGGTACTTCCGGATGGAATACTGTATGCATCAAGAGAGTCACACTATTCAGTGTTCAAGGCTGCGAGGATGTATAGAATGGAATCTGAAGGCATTAACACAATGGTCAATGGAGAAATGGACTTGGTGATTTAAGATCAAAGCTGCTACTTAACAAGGGAAAACCAGCCATCATCAATGTCTCCATTGGTACTtatgtttttcttgtttctctaaTGTTAAAAGATAAAGAATTTAGCAAGGCAACCCCAGCCAATAAAGAATTTAGCAAGGCAACCCCAGCCAAGTTTAACTCCCATCAAACCACACCTAAATATTATCCTTCTTAGGTTTAGTCACTCAACTAGGCTGGTTTATTCCTTTGTACTGTGAACATATATGGTTGTAGTAGGTGTTAAGGGCTAGTCAAGCGGTAGGGTTTTTGCTTAGCGCCTAAACGGCTAACTAAAAAATAGTACACAAGTATGACgtgatgttatatatatatatagtctactGGGCCGAGTTAATTGGGTAGAAttagtcgagttaactcggaGGAATTCTGTGAGTGGACCGAGTTGACGGCCACCTAGGAGCACCTAGTGTCTAGAGAGTggctttaatttgtgaatttttgcaacagtgactTTGAGGGTAACCAGTGAGTTTTATCTAGTACACACCCTCCAATAATATATGCTAACCAGTTTCCCTCATGTATATGCAAATGTTACGTTGCATGCAGGAACAACCTTCAAAGGAGGGATGGATAACATAGATGTGATCATAAAAACACTGGAAGAATGTGGGTATTCGCAGGATGAATTCTACATCCACTGCGACGCAGCGCTGTCGGGTCTCATCGTTCCATTCCTCAAAAACGCGCCCAAAATCAGTTTCAGGAAGCCAATCGGAAGCGTCACAATCTCCGGCCACAAGTTCCTAGGATGTCCCATGCCATGCGGCATCCAAATGACCAGAAAGTCCCTCATCCACAACATCTCCCGAAACGTCGAGTACATCGCCTCCGTCGACGCCACCATCTCCGGCAGCCGCAACGGCCTCACCCCCATCTTCCTCTGGTACAGCCTGAGCACCAAGGGCCGCGCGGGGCTCCAAAAAGACGCCGAGCGGTGCGTGGAAACCGCCACGCGCCTCCGCGCCCGCCTCCGCGGCGCCGGCATCGCCGCCATGCTCAACGAAAACAGCATCACCGTCGTCTTCGAGCGGCCGCACGACCGCGATTTCGTCCGCCGCTGGCAGCTCTCGTGCGTGAGGGAGATGGCGCACGTGATCGTCATGCCCGGCGTCACGGCGGAGACGCTCGACGCCTTCTTCGACGATCTGATAAGGGCTTCACCGCCTCGCCAGGCCGCCACGCCCTGCCTTGCAGATGATGTGGGCCCACATAATTGCTGCTGTCACCTTCACAAACTTTCCTTTTCTTACCCCTTTTGTTGTTGAGCTATAATAGTGATATGATGCCATTATTGGACCAATAAATAGCTTTTAATTCAATGGTTCGTCGCATAAAAGTTGTATTTCAGCACATGTCAAGTTTGGTGGAGTCGAAGCTTTGAATTGTAGTCATGTACTGTGagagaatttatatatatatatagtactataGTAGGtgtgtattaataataatataataatataatggaatAAATGTCTAAGCTAAGGTTCATCTATCTCAACTAAGTGTTTCTAATCAACTTAAATTTCAAGAGGTAAATTATCTCCAACCAACCGGCAATTTCAAGTGATCTATAGCTACCCATGAGTTCATATCCAATCAACACATGAATTAACCTATGCATGCACATGGATCTATAGCTACCCATGAGTCCTGACATATTAAAGACTGTGTAAAATATGAATTGACATTGATACTCTACCCCATACAGTATTGGATACTTGTACTGCAACTATCCCTGCAAGTGTAAGAATAAAGAATTGCGAAAAGGCCATCTAGGTGAGTATTATTAGTAATACTATTATTAATTACTTGACCTGCAATGGAATTGATGTAACGATTCAAGGTGCTGCTATATGTTGGTGCATATGGAAAGCATAAGCGACTTACAACCATTTAAATAAGcttataattaattacaaaaaattaatcgTAATGCTTTTAGAaaagataaatataatttattttagaagGAAACTGATTATTCATTTTTGTAATGCAAATGTTctatttattttgctttatattttatatttttcacatgattataattaaattttaaaaaaaacatgctgataattacttttcaaaaattattcATAACTTAGTACCTTCTTTTAGGTAGGTAACATCTTTTTGTACACCCATGCAAAGGAATGTTCAATCTCAATTACAATACCAATGTATTCAACTATACTGTTGAGTGATATTACAAATAGTATGTATCGATGGGTaacatcaatttttttattttttttgcaaatattactaaaaaaattattgttttagtaaatttttttttttttttagtaaaggGAGTTTATTAAAATGTATAGGCACATCAAATGTTGTGACAGGAAATTAATTACATACACGGTCAAATATTGTTGTCTATACAACCCTCCCAACATGATTCGCCCGATAGAAATCAAATATGTAcagtaatatatttaaaattatgtaagtctttttttttagttccacgagttctactgactcgtaGAAATCAAATATGTAcagtaatatatttaaaattatgtaaGCCACccctgaagcacaaaaagtgaACAgatgcctccattgaggctcaaacccactcccttccacatgggagtgtacaccaggtgctacttgaccacaaggcctttggcaaaaTTATGTAAgtcttagtatatatattttaattatgtttcaaaCCGATATAAAACAGCTCATATATACTTACTCATTTTAAAACCAGCTGATCAATATATAAACTACAATAAAAGTTCAAGTAGGGCAATGGAATTAGATACTGAAATATGTTCACAAGGAATGTTCATTCCAAGGAATTTATCCTTGCGATTATATTTGTAGATATTGAAATATGTTCACGAGCAATGTTCACGTTGTATATTCAATACTTTTTGTTGTTGGTCTTGCAATATCCTACGACGATTATGATGTTATATTTGTAGTTTATTGTCACAATACACAATCGTTTTGtacattattacaaaaaaataagattacaaattaaaatgtaatttttagaccgtgcatcgcacagggACAATgctagtttatatatatagtactataGTAGGtgtgtattaataataatataatgaaataaatgtaTAAGCTAAGGTTTGTTTCTCATTATATTTGTGGACTGGCAaggaattaatattttttttctgatATGAtattactgatttttttttaataataaatcaatttaagacAATATAAATAGGCAGTTATCAATGACCCCCTAGGTTGTTTCTTATAATTCTTCATTGATTTCCACTCCAAGCTAAGGCCACaattattaattgttatatCCACATGTTTCACTTGTGCgaagaattatatatttatatataattaaggttCTCTTGTTAATTGTTATATAACACATTTTCGTACAAGAAAAGTATTTGAGCTACTTtgagtatttttattatttaatagtagCAAATTGTACCATTAACAAGAAATAAACATGACCATTATTATCAAGCAAGCACCAGACATTGGATAGAGGTTAtatccacatgtttaatttgtgCAGACAATCAATGCCATGCATGGTACTGTCCCTGTCTGCCTCATGGGAAAGATCTTAATAAAACATATCTCCAcgtttcttttaatatttattttaattaatttgattttatattgtaaaaattaataaaattaaatataataattagtacaGTGTATTAGTGTTAGACAGTTAGACTAAATGTTATATATTGTTGTCTACGTGATTGCAATATAAGTGTGGTTATTGTGCCATAATTAGTTAATGTGATTTACGTGTGACAAGTGCCACATcaacatttaatattttaatgtaaaaaaattaaattaaaaattattgaatGATAAATGTATAAAGAATTGAAAGAGTCCTTTTTACTTAAGGAAAAATTCGAAGTTTTtccttctaaaaaaaaaagaaaaaaaaaagtcaaggaCATCAAAGGAAACTCTTGGCGAAACCATCCTGGTGACCTTAGCTCACAAAAGgaccataaaaaaataaattagattaGGTTTTGTTGTTCATAGCTGACAAACTAAATTAAAAAGGTCAATAGACAGATCTCACAAGCAATTTAACTTGAAACCAATTAGCTTGTCGCTGTGAATGAAGCAAACTGTCTGATAAAGTTGGCTAGAGTTGTCTCGAATTACAAAAGTCTTTATATACATTTGTTCTAATGAATTATTCCTCTTTAAATAGTAGATGCAATATGATCAAAACAACATATCCTATAAGAATGTCCACACATTCTAGACATCAAGTAATAGCAATTCCCTTATAGAGTTCACATTAATACTTAACACATCATAACTCCCGACTTACTTGAGCTATTCGAGCTaatttgttcttcatttaattGCTTTTTAACTTTATTTACAAGTTTTGATCAATCTTATTATCTAACAATGTATGCTAAGACTACCAATGATACAAACACTAGCAAGTTGTATATGCCCAACAAGAATAACACTATTATTGTCACCctaaaattgataattaaatgGATCAAACATAAATCTTATactaaaaaatcacaaattcaattttttttattcttgtcAATACCCTCTCAATCGAGTTATAAACAATTTATCCTCATAGGATGCGTTTAATTCAAGTAAACTAAATTCCTCAACATTTTTTCCTGAACACGCGCGCGATACTAATGGTTATAATCAAGGCAGCGTACATCTTCTTCAATTATTGTCCAACCAACTTCATGGTATCGGAATTTAAATTTCTTAATAGAAgatttctatgttttttttaaaaaaaaaaaattcatctacttggattttaatcaatttgattattatattttaaaaattaattttttataaaagaatttttaattttctctctCCATTACCTCTCTCTTCCACATCACTCATCTCCTCAAAAACTAGTCCAAAATTTAATAATGTGGATAGCCTAAGCATTGtcttttaaaaaatgtcaaatcatATTTTTTGCCCATGAAAATGTATTGACTATTCAATCTTTTTCATTTGTCAAGAAGGGATGCTACACCATAAAAaatgtacttaaaaaaaaaaaaaaaacagtttccTTTAGACATTGAGGAacaaataaagaattaaaataggTCTTAGAAATTAAACCAAATTGACCTTTGCAATATCCAACATATACCTCACTCATCAAGTGCAAAATTAGTATACCAAAACTAATTTTCACGACACAATGCAAAACATAGCATACACAAAACAATTTCTTGGCCTAATTAACAACATAATTGTCCTTAGGAAGAATCTATTTAAGATAAATGAGACTGTTAATCAAAGATTCCGAGTTAATTAGCAGATGGCGGCAGCGGCAGCTTTCCTCTCCATCACAAACTTCTTCCAAACCTCAGTCGTTTTCCTCTGCACTTCAAGACTACTCGTCTTGGCGGGGGCGTTTGGGTTCACGCGCGGTGGAAGAGTGTCGAGCTCGTGCAGGACCTTGACGATGTCGAGGACTAGGCGCTCCGCGAGAGTGCGGGAGAAGTCTTCCCTGATGACCACGCGCAGCACCGTGACGTGCTGCGCGTCGGCCGGCATGGTGTACGCCGGCACGATCCAACCGAACCTGCGCAGCATCTCCGACACCTCGAACTCGTTGTGTCTCTTGTTTTCCTTGAGGGAGAACGCCACCAATGGCACTCCCTCGTCCTTCGACACGATGTTGAATCGCCCCGTCTTCTCCAGCCCTTCCCTCAGTACGATTGCGTTTTCTCGACAGTTCTCCATGACGTTTCTGTAACCCTGTTTGTTGGATAACTAACTTGTTAAGATTTAAGATTGCACCGAAATCGAGTTAAGTGTTATAGTAAACATGACAAATAATGGACAATCTAAACCAAGTTAGTCGGATTATTATTAGATTAATAATCACACGATTTTAAATAGATATGTCAATATGGGTTGACATGACTAGGCAGACCTCTAAGCCTGTTCTTTGATGGGCTGCCAATGGCCCGCTCACTTAGGTAGGCCTACTCTTTGGTAGCCCCTAAAATCGAAATTCAGCCCTACCTGGCTACCTATATAGGAGATGCGGTGAGTTGACTAGGCGTGTAAAGTTTATTTTGATGGCTCTAGTTCTAAGTTAACTTCTAGTAAGAGcagtttatttctttcttggTATGAGCTGGTTTGCAATAAGCAATTAGGCTAATATACTAGTTGATGGTTTTTTATCAAATAAGATCACTAGAATATTTACTCAGAGTAATGAGTTTAATGACtacagattttttttaatcatttagaaaaaaaaaatatatgatagaTAAAATGAATAAGGGTTACCTCGAAACCTAAGCGGATGAGTTGGTAATATTGAGCAATGACTTGACTTGAGCCTTTGGAGAAATTGAGGGTGAAAGTGGGTTGATCAGCTCCGAGGTAGTTAATGTGAAATATGAGTTCCTCAGGCAAGTCTTGTTTGCTCCTCCAAATCACCCATCCAATGCCAGCATACACAAGTCCATATTTATGCCCACTCACATTTATACTCTTCACCAATGGCAGCCTAAAGTCCCACTCCAGCTCTGGGTATAGAAATGGTGCTATGAACCCTCCACTTGCTGCATCCACATGAATAGGCGTGTCCCATCTGCCAGAATTTCTCCCGTCAGTAAACGTGACTTAAATCTTTTACACGAGGGTACAATTACATGTTTTGGTACATTGATACATATTATTTACCCGGTTTCGTTGTTCTTCTTAACAAGAAGATCGTTGAGGAGCTTGACATC from Ipomoea triloba cultivar NCNSP0323 chromosome 7, ASM357664v1 encodes:
- the LOC116024881 gene encoding glutamate decarboxylase-like, translated to MVLSKTASQSDVSVHSTFASRYVRSSLPRFTMPENSIPKEAAYQIINDELMLDGNPRLNLASFVTTWMEAECDKLMMEAINKNYVDMDEYPVTTELQNRCVNMIARLFNAPLGESETAVGVGTVGSSEAIMLAGLAFKRQWQNKRRAQGKPCDKPNIVTGANVQVCWEKFANYFEVELKEVKLREGYYVMDPVKAVEMVDENTICVAAILGSTLNGEFEDVKLLNDLLVKKNNETGWDTPIHVDAASGGFIAPFLYPELEWDFRLPLVKSINVSGHKYGLVYAGIGWVIWRSKQDLPEELIFHINYLGADQPTFTLNFSKGSSQVIAQYYQLIRLGFEGYRNVMENCRENAIVLREGLEKTGRFNIVSKDEGVPLVAFSLKENKRHNEFEVSEMLRRFGWIVPAYTMPADAQHVTVLRVVIREDFSRTLAERLVLDIVKVLHELDTLPPRVNPNAPAKTSSLEVQRKTTEVWKKFVMERKAAAAAIC